A window of the Streptomyces griseochromogenes genome harbors these coding sequences:
- a CDS encoding ABC transporter ATP-binding protein, producing the protein MSAVIEVQNLHKKYGDLVAVDDVSFSVEEGEIFGILGPSGAGKTTTVECIEGLRNRDGGEINVLGLDPRQERAEITQQLGVQLQDGQLPDRMQVAEALSLYSSFYRNPADWRHLMDALGLSSKGGNACGALSGSQKQRLSVALALVGNPQVAVLDELTTELDPQSRRETWELIKTVRDSGVTILLVTRFVEEAELLCDRIAVIDKGRIAATDTPAGLAERVQTEQRIQFRPSAPLNDALLARLPDVSGVTRQGDYVVVTGNHNALGAVTCLLAHHQIVAEHLRVDQATLEDVLLTMAHKRSATL; encoded by the coding sequence GTGTCCGCAGTGATTGAGGTGCAGAACCTGCACAAGAAGTACGGCGACCTCGTGGCGGTCGACGATGTCTCCTTCTCCGTCGAGGAAGGCGAGATCTTCGGGATTCTCGGCCCCAGCGGCGCGGGCAAGACCACGACCGTGGAATGCATCGAGGGGCTGCGGAACCGCGACGGCGGCGAGATCAACGTGCTCGGTCTCGACCCCCGGCAGGAGCGGGCCGAGATCACCCAGCAGCTCGGTGTCCAGCTGCAGGACGGCCAATTACCCGACCGGATGCAGGTCGCGGAGGCGCTGTCGCTCTACAGCTCCTTCTACCGCAACCCTGCCGACTGGCGGCATCTCATGGACGCGCTCGGGCTCAGCTCCAAGGGCGGCAACGCCTGCGGCGCGCTGTCCGGCAGCCAGAAGCAGCGTCTGTCCGTCGCACTGGCCCTGGTCGGAAATCCTCAGGTGGCCGTGCTCGACGAGCTCACCACCGAACTGGACCCGCAGTCCAGGCGCGAGACCTGGGAGCTGATCAAAACGGTGCGCGACAGCGGCGTCACCATCCTCCTGGTCACGCGCTTCGTGGAAGAGGCCGAGCTCCTGTGCGACCGGATCGCCGTGATCGACAAGGGCCGCATCGCGGCCACCGACACCCCCGCCGGGCTGGCCGAGCGGGTCCAGACCGAGCAGCGCATCCAGTTCCGTCCCTCCGCGCCGCTCAACGACGCTCTGCTGGCACGGCTGCCCGATGTGAGCGGTGTGACCCGCCAAGGCGACTATGTCGTGGTGACCGGCAACCACAACGCGCTGGGCGCGGTCACCTGTCTGCTGGCGCACCACCAGATCGTGGCCGAACACCTTCGCGTCGACCAGGCCACGCTGGAGGACGTACTCCTCACCATGGCCCACAAGCGTTCCGCCACCCTCTAG
- a CDS encoding GNAT family N-acetyltransferase translates to MPPTDATAGTGPGTGPVPVHPGCSGPGHIAGTEDTASFEDGEDTLELRLPDEFVAHFAGGTTDVPSDGREAGQGPAGAGFVGFGRGEARRAEVRDDLLDHVSAWGSAGTPAGSFQLVPARVAHDLPLIHRWMNDPTVTAYWNLAGPRSRTESHLRTQLDGDGRSLPCLGLLDGTPMSYWEIYRADLDPLARHYPARPHDTGIHLLIGGAADRGRGMGSVLLRAVADLILDRRPACARVLAEPDLRNTPSVSAFLSAGFRFAAEVDLPGKRAALMVRDRVLRDLM, encoded by the coding sequence GTGCCTCCCACCGACGCGACCGCCGGCACCGGTCCTGGAACCGGCCCCGTCCCCGTACACCCGGGCTGCTCCGGCCCCGGACACATCGCGGGTACGGAGGACACCGCCTCCTTCGAGGACGGTGAGGACACGCTGGAACTGCGCCTGCCCGACGAGTTCGTCGCCCACTTCGCCGGTGGGACAACCGACGTGCCGAGCGACGGAAGGGAGGCGGGGCAGGGGCCGGCCGGGGCCGGCTTCGTGGGGTTCGGCCGAGGTGAGGCGCGCCGCGCCGAGGTCAGGGACGATCTACTCGACCATGTCTCCGCCTGGGGATCGGCCGGCACCCCCGCGGGGTCTTTCCAACTGGTGCCCGCCCGCGTCGCCCACGACCTGCCGCTCATCCACCGCTGGATGAACGACCCCACCGTCACCGCGTACTGGAACCTGGCCGGTCCCCGCAGCAGGACGGAGAGTCACCTGCGCACTCAACTCGACGGCGACGGACGCAGCCTGCCGTGCCTGGGCCTGCTGGACGGCACCCCCATGAGCTACTGGGAGATCTACCGGGCGGACCTGGATCCACTGGCTCGCCACTATCCGGCCCGTCCACACGACACCGGCATCCACCTCCTCATCGGCGGTGCCGCCGACCGAGGGCGCGGAATGGGATCCGTCCTGCTCAGGGCCGTGGCCGACCTGATCCTGGATCGCCGCCCCGCCTGTGCTCGCGTCCTTGCGGAACCCGATCTTCGCAACACCCCCTCCGTGTCCGCGTTCCTCAGCGCCGGATTTCGGTTCGCGGCAGAGGTCGACCTGCCCGGGAAGCGGGCCGCCCTCATGGTCCGGGACCGAGTCCTACGCGATCTGATGTAA
- a CDS encoding non-ribosomal peptide synthetase has translation MISSEEIVPAEPGVDVEVSPKEEALWMLESLAPGTPVNNQSVAFAVAGQLDPAELERALSVLLRRHEALRTVYRGDGTRLVKRVVGPDEFELDIAQVVLPQEPTEDDLASVTAAPFDLNGRPMLRVALFRGPGRDVFCVTAHHLIFDGLSSAVFLEEFAAAYGHVVEGQPVLGTVQAAPSGQSLAFWKKELAGASVDDLELACAAPEPDRPTLAGAQISRSLSPRIVAAVRRLGGELRVPDSAILLAAYYALLEGHGAGPDLVVGSPVDVRPEHAARAIGYHVNYVPLRMRVDQEERVRDLVLRSNETLLTATAHADVPVDAHADLMPRSRSGRRATPFRYVFQYRTGDDLAEFRIGSLVARPFLPGNGFSKFDVDFSAAVTDESIEVRARYRTELFESSDAELLLVRYEAVLSSFADDADGRIGDVRMWSARDREVIGEANDTARPVEPASVLRGIQDRVRETPDAVAVVDGEQLVSYRRLWNAAHGICELIHGAGLGTGDVVAVALPRGAELAAAVIGTWLAGAAYLPIDSAHPEERIRYQLSDSAAKVLLATEDMAHFADGELTVLTVPTAADAPDSDLVGTRPVVVDPAACAYLIYTSGSTGRPKGTLVSHSALANLTAHFVEELGAAATDTMLWLTTFAFDISGLELFVPLVSGGRLVPAPDPARSDGRVLRELVERHQVRFIQATPTTWRLVIDRVEGCLGGRSVLAGGEPVPAWLAQRLVAAGSEFHHVYGPTETTIWSTSRVVSDESEARLDVGRPIRNTQVLVLDQYGRELPIGVRGELCIAGAGVAIGYHDRPELNAQRFGEHPEYGRYYRTGDVARWRETGVLDLFGRSDRQVKLRGNRIELGEIEATLLAHPEVGAAAVIMIGDPSADAVLIGCLEPADGSLDIESVWAHARAHLSRSMLPGDFFTMDALPVNGSGKVDYPALTRQVGERREHAAGARLDLDHPDLDDELTAQLTALWRTILKREDITADADFFECGGNSMLAAWAMQELQNMSGISLSLAEMFERPTPRGLAVHVRDTARRQPAAG, from the coding sequence ATGATCTCTTCGGAAGAGATTGTGCCTGCGGAACCGGGCGTTGATGTCGAAGTCTCTCCCAAGGAAGAGGCGCTGTGGATGCTCGAGTCGCTGGCGCCCGGCACACCGGTGAACAACCAGTCCGTAGCGTTCGCCGTGGCCGGGCAGCTGGATCCGGCGGAGCTGGAACGTGCCCTGTCCGTCCTGCTGCGCCGCCATGAGGCACTGCGTACGGTCTATCGCGGCGACGGCACGCGGTTGGTCAAGCGTGTGGTCGGCCCGGACGAGTTCGAGCTGGACATCGCCCAGGTCGTCCTCCCGCAGGAGCCGACCGAGGACGATCTCGCTTCGGTGACCGCCGCGCCGTTCGACCTGAACGGCCGGCCGATGCTGAGAGTGGCGCTCTTCCGCGGTCCCGGCAGGGACGTCTTCTGTGTGACGGCGCACCACTTGATTTTCGACGGGCTGTCCTCCGCCGTCTTTCTCGAGGAGTTCGCGGCCGCGTACGGGCATGTCGTCGAGGGACAGCCGGTGCTCGGAACCGTCCAGGCGGCGCCGAGCGGGCAGAGCCTCGCCTTCTGGAAGAAGGAGCTGGCGGGCGCGAGCGTCGACGACCTCGAGCTGGCGTGCGCGGCCCCCGAGCCCGACCGGCCGACGCTGGCCGGTGCGCAGATCAGCCGTAGCCTGTCGCCGCGGATCGTGGCCGCGGTCCGGAGGCTGGGCGGCGAACTGCGGGTTCCGGATTCCGCGATCCTGCTCGCCGCCTATTACGCGCTGCTGGAGGGGCACGGCGCCGGTCCCGATCTCGTCGTCGGCTCCCCGGTCGACGTCCGGCCCGAGCACGCGGCGCGCGCCATCGGATACCACGTCAACTACGTGCCGTTGCGGATGAGGGTGGATCAGGAGGAGCGCGTACGCGATCTGGTGCTCAGGAGCAACGAAACGCTGCTGACGGCCACGGCGCACGCCGACGTGCCCGTGGACGCGCATGCCGATCTCATGCCCAGATCGCGATCCGGCCGACGGGCCACGCCCTTTCGGTATGTTTTCCAGTACCGGACGGGTGACGATCTCGCCGAATTCCGTATCGGCAGTCTCGTGGCCCGGCCCTTTCTGCCCGGGAACGGATTCAGCAAGTTCGACGTCGATTTCTCCGCTGCTGTGACGGATGAATCCATCGAGGTGCGGGCCCGCTACCGTACCGAGCTTTTCGAATCGTCCGATGCCGAACTCCTGCTGGTGCGCTACGAGGCGGTGCTCTCCTCGTTCGCGGATGACGCCGACGGCAGGATCGGTGACGTACGGATGTGGAGCGCGCGCGACCGCGAGGTCATCGGGGAGGCCAACGACACCGCCCGGCCCGTCGAGCCCGCTTCCGTCCTGCGCGGCATTCAGGACCGCGTGCGGGAGACGCCCGACGCCGTCGCCGTCGTGGACGGCGAACAGCTCGTGAGCTACCGGCGCCTGTGGAACGCGGCGCACGGAATATGCGAGCTGATCCACGGCGCCGGCCTGGGCACCGGCGACGTGGTGGCCGTGGCCCTTCCGCGCGGCGCCGAACTGGCCGCCGCGGTCATCGGGACCTGGCTGGCCGGCGCGGCCTACCTGCCCATCGACTCGGCCCACCCCGAGGAGCGGATCAGGTACCAGCTCTCGGACTCGGCCGCGAAGGTCCTCCTGGCGACCGAGGACATGGCGCATTTCGCGGACGGCGAGCTCACGGTGCTGACCGTGCCGACGGCGGCCGACGCACCGGACAGCGACCTCGTCGGCACCCGGCCCGTGGTGGTCGATCCGGCGGCCTGCGCGTACCTGATCTACACATCCGGATCCACCGGCCGCCCCAAGGGCACACTGGTCAGCCACTCCGCACTGGCCAACCTCACCGCCCACTTCGTCGAGGAACTGGGGGCGGCGGCCACCGACACCATGCTGTGGCTGACCACGTTCGCCTTCGACATCTCCGGTCTCGAGCTGTTCGTTCCCCTGGTCTCGGGCGGCCGCCTGGTGCCCGCCCCCGACCCGGCCAGGAGCGACGGACGGGTCCTGCGCGAGCTGGTGGAACGCCACCAGGTGCGGTTCATCCAGGCGACACCGACGACCTGGCGCCTCGTCATCGACCGGGTCGAAGGCTGTCTCGGCGGCCGCAGCGTGCTGGCGGGCGGCGAGCCCGTGCCCGCCTGGCTGGCCCAGCGGCTGGTGGCCGCCGGCAGCGAGTTCCACCATGTGTACGGGCCGACCGAGACGACCATCTGGTCGACCTCGCGTGTCGTGTCCGACGAGTCCGAAGCGCGACTGGACGTCGGCCGGCCGATCCGCAACACCCAGGTCCTCGTCCTCGACCAGTACGGTCGTGAGCTCCCGATCGGCGTCCGCGGTGAACTGTGCATCGCGGGCGCGGGAGTGGCGATCGGATATCACGACCGGCCGGAACTCAACGCGCAACGCTTCGGCGAGCACCCCGAGTACGGCCGCTACTACCGCACGGGCGACGTGGCACGCTGGCGCGAGACCGGCGTGCTCGACCTGTTCGGCCGCAGCGACCGGCAGGTCAAACTCCGTGGGAACCGCATCGAACTCGGCGAGATCGAGGCCACGTTGCTGGCACACCCGGAGGTCGGCGCGGCCGCCGTGATCATGATCGGGGACCCGAGCGCGGACGCCGTGCTCATCGGCTGTCTGGAGCCCGCCGACGGTTCGCTGGACATCGAGAGCGTCTGGGCGCACGCCCGCGCGCACCTGTCCCGGTCGATGCTCCCCGGTGACTTCTTCACGATGGACGCGCTGCCGGTCAACGGGAGCGGAAAGGTCGACTACCCCGCGCTGACGCGGCAGGTCGGCGAACGGCGTGAGCACGCTGCCGGCGCGCGGCTGGACCTGGACCACCCGGACCTGGACGACGAGCTGACAGCGCAGCTGACGGCGCTGTGGCGGACCATCCTCAAACGCGAGGACATCACCGCCGACGCGGACTTCTTCGAGTGCGGGGGCAACTCCATGCTCGCCGCCTGGGCGATGCAGGAGCTCCAGAACATGAGCGGCATCTCGCTGAGCCTCGCCGAGATGTTCGAGAGGCCGACGCCGCGGGGCCTGGCCGTCCACGTGCGGGACACGGCGCGGCGGCAGCCGGCCGCTGGATGA
- a CDS encoding response regulator transcription factor: MRVVVAEDLFLLRDGMVRLVEAHGHSVVAAVDSGPATLDALVNERPDVAIVDVRLPPTFSDEGLQAALAARRVLPGLPVLILSQHVEQLYARELLADGHGGVGYQLKDRVLDAGQFMDALNRVADGGTALDPTVVAKLLGRPMRADPLATLTERERSVLALMAEGLSNAAIAGRLFLSEGAISKYTTTIFAKLGLAADDDTNRRVRAVLTYLGAGGQDDQ; this comes from the coding sequence GTGCGCGTTGTCGTAGCCGAAGATCTGTTCCTGCTCCGCGACGGGATGGTGCGTCTCGTCGAGGCGCACGGGCATTCCGTGGTCGCGGCGGTCGACTCCGGGCCCGCCACGCTCGACGCTCTGGTCAACGAGCGGCCGGATGTGGCCATCGTGGACGTCCGGCTGCCACCGACGTTCTCCGACGAGGGTCTCCAGGCCGCGCTCGCCGCGCGCCGGGTGCTGCCGGGGCTGCCCGTGCTCATCCTCTCGCAGCATGTGGAGCAGCTGTACGCGCGGGAGTTGCTCGCCGACGGGCACGGTGGCGTCGGCTACCAGCTCAAGGACCGCGTTCTGGACGCAGGCCAGTTCATGGACGCGCTCAACCGCGTCGCCGACGGCGGTACGGCGCTCGACCCGACGGTGGTGGCGAAGCTGCTGGGCCGGCCCATGCGAGCCGATCCCCTCGCCACGCTCACCGAGCGGGAGCGCTCGGTGCTCGCGCTGATGGCCGAGGGCCTGTCCAATGCGGCGATCGCCGGCCGGCTGTTCCTCAGCGAGGGCGCCATCAGCAAGTACACGACCACGATCTTCGCCAAGCTGGGCCTTGCCGCCGACGACGACACCAACCGCCGGGTCCGGGCCGTCCTCACCTATCTCGGCGCGGGCGGACAGGACGACCAGTGA
- a CDS encoding IucA/IucC family protein: MNATPTPDGRSGSPDDQGDTGSQPSPMPLAEAIPQQKKRTPGATRPGEAGTDPLEDPDPHTAARSAAVENLLRCWVRETNLAASATSTLRIPLPASGTALIAPVRYCSPTGWHRFGPPRLAGAPEAAPPLDAVTLAALLTRETPGGTAATTGTPAPTGAGDDGDLVARVADSQRRTVTFIRDRRAHPADGPDLFLGAEQSLLLGHPLHPTPKSREGLTEAEARRYSPESRGSFLLHWMAIAPSLLATDSAWTERGRHVTADHLSRRLAEAVLPLPDGYAALPLHPWQAREVRHREAVAALLDSGLLRDLGPHGSPWHPTSSVRTVHRSGAPAMLKLSLGLRITNSRRQNLRKELHRGVEVHRLLRAGLLKQWQAVHPGFDIVRDPAWLAVDDQDGRPVPGLDVVIRHNPFAPADDVSCVAGLVSPRPLAEPGTNSSPQTSTWTHRSRLAQLVARLAAGTGRPVGAVAAEWFLRYLEQVVRPVLWLDGEAGIALEAHQQNTLLLLDRDGWPAGGRYRDNQGYYFRESRRAELEARLPGIGERSDTFVSDEITDERFAYYLAINNVLGLIGAIGSQQLADERLLLAAFRRFLAGVASGPDPLRTSLPGLLLDSPVLRCKANLLTRLHGLDELVGPVDTQSVYVTIANPLHS; encoded by the coding sequence TTGAACGCCACCCCGACACCCGACGGCCGTTCCGGCAGCCCCGACGACCAGGGAGACACCGGCTCCCAGCCCTCGCCCATGCCGCTCGCCGAGGCGATTCCCCAGCAGAAGAAGCGAACCCCGGGCGCCACCCGACCGGGAGAGGCCGGCACCGACCCGCTGGAAGACCCCGACCCGCACACCGCCGCCCGGTCAGCCGCCGTCGAGAACCTCCTCCGCTGCTGGGTACGAGAGACGAACCTCGCCGCCTCGGCCACCAGCACCCTCCGCATCCCCCTGCCGGCCAGCGGCACCGCCCTGATCGCACCGGTCCGCTATTGCTCCCCGACGGGCTGGCACCGCTTCGGACCCCCTCGTCTCGCCGGTGCCCCCGAAGCGGCCCCGCCCCTCGACGCGGTCACCCTCGCGGCCCTGCTCACCCGGGAGACGCCCGGTGGCACGGCCGCCACCACCGGCACCCCGGCCCCCACCGGCGCCGGCGACGACGGAGACCTCGTCGCCAGGGTTGCCGACTCCCAGCGCCGCACCGTGACCTTCATCCGCGACCGGCGCGCCCACCCGGCCGACGGCCCCGACCTCTTCCTCGGCGCCGAGCAGTCCCTCCTCCTCGGCCACCCCCTGCACCCCACCCCCAAGAGCCGGGAAGGCCTGACCGAGGCCGAAGCACGGCGCTACTCACCGGAGTCGCGCGGTTCCTTCCTCCTGCACTGGATGGCAATCGCCCCCTCTCTGCTCGCGACCGACTCGGCCTGGACCGAGCGCGGCCGTCATGTCACCGCGGACCACCTCTCCCGACGGCTCGCCGAAGCGGTCCTGCCCTTGCCCGACGGGTACGCCGCCCTGCCCCTGCACCCCTGGCAGGCGCGCGAGGTCCGGCACCGGGAGGCCGTCGCCGCCCTCCTCGACTCCGGCCTGCTGCGCGACCTCGGCCCGCACGGCTCGCCCTGGCACCCCACCTCCTCCGTACGCACGGTCCACCGATCCGGTGCCCCCGCGATGCTGAAGCTGTCGCTGGGGCTGCGCATCACCAACTCCCGGCGGCAGAACCTCCGCAAGGAACTCCACCGTGGAGTCGAGGTGCACCGGCTGCTGCGCGCCGGCCTGTTGAAGCAGTGGCAGGCCGTACACCCCGGCTTCGACATCGTCCGCGACCCGGCCTGGCTCGCCGTCGACGACCAGGACGGCCGGCCCGTACCCGGCCTCGACGTCGTGATCAGGCACAACCCCTTCGCCCCGGCCGACGACGTCAGCTGCGTGGCCGGACTCGTCTCGCCCCGCCCCCTCGCCGAACCGGGCACCAACTCATCGCCCCAGACCAGCACTTGGACCCACAGGTCCCGACTGGCCCAGCTCGTCGCCCGGCTCGCCGCAGGCACCGGCAGGCCCGTCGGAGCCGTCGCCGCCGAGTGGTTCCTGCGTTACCTCGAGCAGGTCGTCCGACCTGTGTTGTGGCTGGACGGCGAGGCCGGAATCGCGCTGGAGGCCCACCAGCAGAACACGCTGCTCCTGCTCGACCGGGACGGCTGGCCCGCCGGCGGTCGCTACCGCGACAACCAGGGCTACTACTTCCGCGAGTCCCGGCGCGCCGAACTCGAAGCGCGGCTCCCCGGCATCGGCGAGCGCAGCGACACGTTCGTCTCCGACGAGATCACCGACGAACGCTTCGCGTACTACCTCGCCATCAACAACGTGCTCGGCCTGATCGGCGCGATCGGCTCCCAGCAACTCGCCGACGAGCGACTGCTCCTCGCGGCGTTCCGCCGCTTCCTCGCCGGCGTCGCCTCGGGGCCAGACCCCCTGCGCACCTCCCTGCCCGGTCTGCTGCTCGACTCACCGGTCCTGCGGTGCAAGGCCAACCTGCTGACCCGGCTGCACGGCCTCGACGAACTCGTCGGCCCGGTCGACACCCAGTCCGTCTACGTCACCATCGCCAACCCCCTTCACTCCTGA
- a CDS encoding sensor histidine kinase gives MRLPAVGGPLRWCSETALGLYRSAVLVGLTGVIPAVGLVVGLGGSEVAYSWSDGSTASWFVRALAALGETLMVIVWIAVAAWITHLLVSRTLSQAARQRAEHWLGMRIQAEYRPVPPITRMATGYWWDGKEYHRSEREARRRARMNARFHDPQLQWDGLWAVVAAGAVLPVAALPLVGLVGGLYMTLASGLVGYGIAVMAASLVGAPFAWRIFGPLAARFLGPAPRSLLGRRVEELEAIRADLTQTQAAELERIERGLHDGAQARLVAMGMSMGAAEQLVDTDPEAAKRILADARATSATALAELRSLVRGINPPVLAERGLVDAVRALALDAPVEVTVNSAVPSRPERPVESAVYFAVAELLANVAKHAQASEVTVELGYAKETLTATVTDDGVGGAAASEGSGLSGIERRMTAFGGCLEIESPTGGPTHITVAVPCALS, from the coding sequence ATGAGGTTGCCCGCGGTAGGTGGTCCCCTGCGCTGGTGCTCCGAGACCGCGCTGGGGCTGTACCGGTCCGCGGTACTGGTCGGGCTCACCGGCGTCATCCCGGCGGTCGGCCTGGTCGTCGGTCTCGGCGGCTCCGAGGTGGCCTACTCCTGGTCCGACGGTTCGACGGCGTCCTGGTTCGTCCGAGCGCTGGCGGCCCTCGGAGAGACGTTGATGGTGATCGTGTGGATCGCCGTGGCCGCCTGGATCACGCACCTGCTGGTCAGCCGGACCCTCAGCCAGGCCGCCAGGCAGCGTGCCGAACACTGGCTCGGCATGCGGATCCAGGCCGAGTACCGCCCCGTTCCGCCGATCACCCGCATGGCCACGGGCTACTGGTGGGACGGCAAGGAGTACCACCGGTCCGAGCGGGAGGCACGCCGCCGGGCTCGGATGAACGCCCGGTTCCATGATCCGCAACTGCAGTGGGACGGACTGTGGGCCGTGGTCGCCGCAGGCGCCGTGCTGCCGGTCGCGGCCCTGCCGCTGGTCGGGCTCGTCGGCGGGCTCTACATGACGTTGGCCTCGGGACTTGTCGGCTACGGCATCGCCGTCATGGCCGCCAGCCTCGTCGGCGCCCCGTTCGCATGGCGGATCTTCGGCCCCCTGGCGGCCCGGTTCCTCGGGCCCGCCCCGCGCTCGCTGCTCGGCCGGCGGGTGGAGGAGCTGGAGGCCATCCGAGCGGACCTGACCCAGACCCAGGCGGCCGAGCTGGAGCGCATCGAGCGGGGTCTGCACGACGGGGCTCAGGCCCGGCTGGTCGCCATGGGTATGTCGATGGGGGCCGCCGAGCAGTTGGTCGACACCGATCCCGAGGCCGCGAAGCGGATCCTCGCCGACGCCCGTGCCACCTCGGCCACCGCGCTCGCCGAGCTGCGGTCGCTGGTCCGCGGCATCAACCCGCCCGTGCTCGCCGAGCGCGGCCTGGTGGACGCCGTCCGGGCCCTGGCACTGGACGCTCCCGTCGAGGTCACCGTGAACAGCGCGGTGCCCTCCCGCCCCGAACGTCCGGTCGAGTCCGCGGTCTACTTCGCCGTCGCGGAACTTCTGGCGAACGTGGCCAAGCACGCCCAGGCATCCGAGGTGACGGTCGAACTCGGTTATGCCAAGGAGACGCTCACCGCGACCGTGACCGATGACGGTGTCGGCGGGGCCGCCGCGTCGGAAGGCTCCGGGCTGAGCGGGATCGAACGCCGGATGACGGCGTTCGGCGGCTGCCTGGAGATCGAGAGCCCCACCGGCGGCCCTACTCACATCACCGTGGCGGTACCGTGCGCGTTGTCGTAG
- a CDS encoding diaminobutyrate--2-oxoglutarate transaminase family protein codes for MAVTESVAEGAYGGAGAMHEGILRRQSARESAARTYARALPIVPVRARGMTIEGADGRRYLDCLSGAGTLALGHNHPVVLEAIRRVLDSGAPLSVLDLATPVKDAFITELFRTLPPGLADRARVQFCGPAGTDAVEAALKLVRAATGRTGMLAFTGAYHGMTAGALAASGGAGDVRVARLPYPQDYRCPFGVGGNRGAELAARWCESLLDDPKSGVPLPAGMILEPVQGEGGVIPAPDDWLRRMRQITADRSIPLIADEIQTGVGRTGSFWAVEHSGVTPDVMVLSKAIGGSLPLAVLVYRDDLDVWQPGAHAGTFRGNQLAMAAGTATLAHVRENGLAERAAALGSRMLSQLREFQAGFPCVGEVRGRGLMMGVELVDPESEAAGPDHNPCADDHRVATNGPGPTRTPHPAYPELAAAVQRECLQRGLIVELGGRHGGVVRLLPPLTISDEQAAAVLDRLTDAVAAAARRQQDHGRRHRHDDGPAERNG; via the coding sequence GTGGCCGTGACCGAATCGGTGGCTGAAGGTGCGTACGGGGGAGCGGGCGCGATGCACGAGGGGATCCTGCGGCGCCAGTCGGCCCGCGAATCCGCCGCGCGCACCTACGCCCGGGCCCTGCCCATCGTGCCCGTGCGGGCACGGGGCATGACCATCGAGGGCGCTGACGGCCGCCGCTATCTGGACTGCCTCTCCGGCGCCGGAACCCTCGCTCTCGGCCACAACCACCCGGTCGTCCTGGAGGCCATCCGCCGGGTCCTCGACTCCGGCGCCCCGCTCTCCGTCCTCGACCTCGCGACCCCCGTCAAGGACGCCTTCATCACCGAGCTGTTCCGCACCCTGCCGCCCGGGCTCGCCGACCGCGCCCGGGTCCAGTTCTGCGGGCCGGCCGGCACCGACGCCGTCGAGGCCGCCCTCAAACTGGTCCGGGCCGCGACCGGGCGCACCGGCATGCTCGCCTTCACCGGCGCCTACCACGGGATGACGGCCGGAGCCCTGGCCGCCTCCGGCGGCGCCGGCGACGTACGGGTCGCCCGCCTGCCCTACCCGCAGGACTACCGCTGCCCCTTCGGCGTCGGCGGCAACCGCGGTGCCGAACTCGCCGCCCGCTGGTGCGAGTCCCTCCTCGACGATCCCAAGTCGGGTGTACCGCTGCCCGCCGGGATGATCCTCGAACCCGTCCAGGGCGAGGGCGGAGTCATCCCGGCGCCGGACGACTGGCTGCGCCGCATGCGGCAGATCACGGCCGACCGGTCCATCCCGCTGATCGCCGACGAGATCCAGACAGGCGTCGGCCGGACCGGCTCCTTCTGGGCCGTCGAACACAGCGGTGTCACGCCCGACGTGATGGTCCTCTCCAAGGCCATCGGCGGCAGCCTCCCCCTGGCCGTCCTCGTCTACCGAGACGACCTCGACGTCTGGCAACCCGGCGCGCACGCCGGCACCTTCCGCGGCAACCAGCTCGCCATGGCCGCGGGCACCGCCACCCTGGCCCACGTCCGCGAGAACGGCCTCGCCGAACGAGCCGCCGCCCTCGGCTCCCGGATGCTGTCCCAACTGCGCGAATTCCAGGCCGGGTTCCCCTGCGTGGGGGAGGTCAGAGGACGCGGTCTGATGATGGGGGTCGAGCTGGTGGACCCCGAGAGCGAGGCGGCCGGGCCGGACCACAACCCCTGCGCCGACGATCACCGTGTCGCGACGAACGGCCCCGGACCCACCCGCACCCCTCATCCCGCCTACCCCGAGCTCGCCGCGGCCGTCCAACGCGAGTGCCTCCAGCGCGGCCTCATCGTGGAACTCGGCGGCCGTCACGGCGGTGTCGTACGGCTCCTTCCTCCCCTGACCATCAGCGACGAGCAGGCGGCAGCCGTGCTCGACCGCCTGACCGACGCGGTGGCCGCGGCGGCACGCCGTCAGCAGGACCATGGACGCCGTCACCGCCATGACGACGGCCCTGCCGAACGCAACGGCTAG